AGCCCTCCGGCCGGACGCACATCGGCCAGTGGGCAGCCTTCGCCTTGCCCCTTCGCCCCTTCGGCGCGACCTCCGCGAGCCCGAACTTCGCGCCGATCTCGTTGCACTTCTCCGCGAACCGGGGACCGTGCCCCTCGTAACCCTGCTCGAGGTTGTCGAGAACTTCGTGCTGCCAGGCGTGAACCATCTCGTGCAGGACGACGTCGAGCACGTACGCCAGGCAGACGGCCTCGCACTTGGGCGCGATCCGGATACGACTCGGGATTCCGTGCGCGTCGCGCGGCACGTAGTCGCCGAGCGTGCGCGGGGACGCGGGCTGCGTGATCAGGAGCATCGACTGCCCGAGCCGGCCGTCGAAGTGCTCCCGGTTGTACTCGTCGAAGGCTCGGTAGACCGCCTTCGGAGCCTCTTGCCCCTCCTGCTCTACAAGCGCTGCGAGGGCACGAGCGGGCGTGCGGGGGTCGATGCGGGGGACGCCATCGGCGGCGCCGCGACGCAACGGAAGGACCTGTCCGGTTTGTTTCGGACTGTGTTCTGTCATACGCCACAGAGTAGATCCGGGGGTCAGTAGGTCAAGATATGCTTTGGGTCATTCGGGACAGTTGGGCTCCAACGGTCGTCAGTCAGCCGGGCACCACCGTGGCAAGCAGCGTGCGGCCAAGCGCGTCACCCTTTGGGGCGCGGCCGTTCTTGGGGTAGCGGCGCGCGCTTGGTCGAGGCGCCGCACTCTCGTCCACGCTACGGGAAGTGGAGCTCGCGCTCGGTTCCGTCGCGGCTCCGCAGGACGATCGTCACCCCACGGTCACGGACGGCCATCAACAGCACGTCGTACAGGGCGATGGCTCGCCGCATCACCTCCGTAAGGCTGTCGGCCTCGCTGAGGGCGCGGAGGGATTCGAGCCG
The window above is part of the Polyangium spumosum genome. Proteins encoded here:
- a CDS encoding SprT-like domain-containing protein, giving the protein MRRGAADGVPRIDPRTPARALAALVEQEGQEAPKAVYRAFDEYNREHFDGRLGQSMLLITQPASPRTLGDYVPRDAHGIPSRIRIAPKCEAVCLAYVLDVVLHEMVHAWQHEVLDNLEQGYEGHGPRFAEKCNEIGAKFGLAEVAPKGRRGKAKAAHWPMCVRPEGYYGPNDPRKRCDDEEEDAAGRAKPEPGSAAEMTSVLVEGLDKLDLVFFRAVAGAKGLPVAAVLRELVIEEARKIAQTGSKSLGAVLDEYEKLRAAGAGKEES